The proteins below are encoded in one region of Terriglobales bacterium:
- a CDS encoding CBS domain-containing protein, with protein sequence MASIHDLIHDRETYTINAGESVLAAARFMVERNIGAVPVLERGELAGIFSERDIMKRVLAEGRDPKTTTVSEVMTRDLTTVAPGESLENCMLLMREHGFRHLPVCEGKRLVGLVSLRDLLLRDLTDKDAEVRMMRAYIHSDPGGSA encoded by the coding sequence ATGGCTTCCATCCATGACCTGATCCACGATCGCGAGACCTACACCATCAACGCCGGGGAGAGCGTGCTGGCGGCGGCGCGCTTCATGGTGGAGCGCAATATCGGCGCCGTGCCCGTGCTGGAGCGCGGCGAATTGGCCGGCATCTTCTCCGAGCGCGACATCATGAAGCGCGTGCTGGCCGAAGGCCGCGACCCTAAGACCACCACGGTCTCCGAGGTCATGACCCGCGACCTCACCACCGTCGCTCCCGGCGAGAGCCTGGAGAACTGCATGCTGCTCATGCGCGAGCACGGCTTCCGCCACCTGCCCGTCTGCGAGGGCAAGCGCCTGGTGGGCCTGGTCTCGCTGCGCGATCTGCTGCTCCGCGACCTCACCGACAAGGACGCCGAGGTCCGCATGATGCGCGCCTACATCCACTCCGACCCCGGCGGCAGCGCCTAG